The genomic interval TTGATTTTGCATCGACTTCATTGCTTTTCGGGACTGTGGAAAGTACCGAATTTTGCGTTTTCCGATGCTGGTAAACCCATTGCAATGGATAGCTCGAAAAACGGGACTTCGCTCTACGCGCGGCTGGCTAGATTGATAGCACTGCAATCAATCTATTCACGCGGAGCGAACCCATATGAACGTCAGGGCCACAGGAGCCGAAATCTCGGGCACCCATGCGGACGGCGAAGCCGAGCGCATCGTCGCCACGCTCGTTGCGAAGGCGCGCGCGGCGCAGCGCGCTTTCGAGCAGGCAGGACAACAGGCGCTCGACACCGCCGCCGATGCCGCCGCGTGGGCCATCATGGAGCCCGAGCGCAACCGGCAGCTGGCGGAACGCGCGGTGCACGATACGGGCCTCGGCAACGCCGACGACAAGTTCCGCAAGAACTATCGTAAAACGCTGGGTCTGCTGCGCGATTTGCACGAACAAAAGACCACCGGCGTGATTGCGGAAGACAAAGCAAGCGGCCTCGTCGAGATCGCGCGCGCGGTCGGCGTGGTGGCGGCCATCACGCCTTCGACCAATCCGGCGGCGACGCCGGCCAACAAGATCATCAACGCGCTCAAATGCGGCAATGCAGTAATCGTCGCGCCGTCCCCCAAAGGGTACTCGTCTTGCGCGCTGTTGATCGAATTCATTCACGCGCAATTCGCGAAGGCCGGCATCGATCCTGACCTCGTGCAGATGCTGCCCGCGCCGATCAGCAAGGCGGCGACCGCTGCGCTGATGCGGCAGTGCGATCTGGTCGTCGCCACCGGTTCTCAGGCAAACGTGCGCATGGCGTATGCGAGCGGCACGCCTGCGTTCGGCGTGGGCGCGGGCAACGTGGCTTCGATCGTCACGGCGTCCGCGGATCTGCATGATGCGGCGCGCAAGATCCTGCGCTCGAAGACCTTCGACAACGCGACGAGCTGTTCGTCCGAAAACAGCATCGTGATCGAGGAAGCCGTGTATCAGCCGATGCTGGCCGAACTGACCTCGTGCGGCGGCGTACTCCTCGACGCCGCGCAGAAAGCCAAGCTGCAGACGGCGATGTGGGTCAACGGCAAGCTCTCAGAACAGTGCACGGCTAAATCCGCCGAGGTGATCGCGCGCGTGGCGGGTCTGGAGGAAGTCGCCGCGCGTCATCCCGCCTTCCTGATGGTGGAAGAGAGCGGGGCGGGCAGCGACTATCCGTTCTCCGGCGAGAAACTCGCGCCGGTCCTCACCGTGTATCGCGCCGCCGGCTTCGATGCCGCGGCGGAAGTCGTACGCAGCATCTACGCCTACATGGGCGCGGGCCATTCGGTCGGATTGCATTCGAGCGATGCCGCGCAAGCGGTCCAACTCGGCGTGACGTTGCCCGTCGCGCGCGTGATCGTGAATCAGGCGCATTGCCTTGCCACCGGCGGCAACTTCGACAACGGCTTGCCGTTTTCGCTGTCGATGGGCTGCGGCACGTGGGGCCGCAACAACTTCTCGGGCAATCTGGGCTTCCGCCACTATCTGAACACCACGCGGGTCGCCTATCCGATCGAAGAGCGCGTGCCGGAAACGGATGAACTGCTCGGCGACTTCTTCGCGAGGTACGGCCGATGAACACGCCCGTCACCCTTCGCGCGCTGATCGACGAGCGCGCCGCGCAGCATCCGGACAAACCCTTCCTACTCGCCGCGCTCGACGACGATGAAACGCCGGTCCCCGATCGGCGCGCGACCGTCCTGACGTTTCGCGAATTGCGCGACGACTGCCGCGCGCTGGAGGCACGCTTCAGGGAAGCGGGTCTGCAACCGGGCGAAGTCATTTCCGTGTTCATGGGCAACGGCATCCAGACGGCTCGTCTGCTGCTCGCGGCCATGTACAGCGGGCTCGTTGCCAATCCGCTCAATCTGCTGTGCCAGCCTTCGCAGGTGCGCTATATCGTCGATCATTCCGACACGCGGATGATCTTCGCCGCGAGTGACACGCATGCGGTGATCGGCGCGGCAGTCGCGGAATTGCGCGCCGCCGGGCTGACCCGCGAAATTGCGCTGATCCAGACCGAACCGGACGATGCCGAACCGCCCTCGCTGGCGAAGCATGAACCTGCGTTGGTCGAAGCCGCGGCACACGGCGCGAGCGGCGCCACGGCGCCGGCGCCGGCGCTCGCGAAGCGCAGCGTCGCGCCGCGGCCTGTGACGAGCCGCGCAACGGCATACGAACCAACAGCCGACGACGTCGCGTTGCTGATGTACACCTCGGGCACCACGGGAACGCCCAAAGGCGTCCTGCTGACGCATCGCAACCTGGTGGCCAACGCACGCAACATCAGCGCCGAACACCGGCTTGCATCGGACGACCGCGTGCTCGCGTCATTGCCGCTCTATCACATCAACGGTCTGGTCGTGACGCTGCTCGCGCCGCTGTTTCATGGCGGCTCGGCGGTCATGACGTCGCGCTTCTCGGCCCGCACGTTCTGGCGCGATGTCGCGCTGCATGCCTGCACGTGGATCAACGTGGTGCCGACGATCGTCGCGTATCTGCTCAACGCCGACGAAGCCTGCACCTACGATCTGTCGGCGCTGAAGTTCTGCCGCAGCGCGTCGGCCGCATTGCCTGCCGATCATCACCGCGCCTTCGAGGCGCGCTTCGGGATCGGCGTGATCGAAACCATGGGCATGACCGAAACCGCCGCACCGGTTTTCAGTAATCCGTATGAAATGGAGAGGCGGCGCGTGGGCAGCATTGGCCTGCCCTCGGGCGGCGAGGCGAAGGTAATCGATCGCGAAGGGCGCGAGTGCGCCGCCAACGAATGCGGCGAACTGGTGTTGCGCGGCGAGCAGGTGATGGGCGGTTATTACAAGCGGCCCGAAGAAACCGCCGCTGCCTTTACTTCGGACGGCTGGCTGCGCACTGGCGACCTCGGTTATCGCGACGCGGACGGCTACTTCTACATCAACGGACGCGCGAAGGAACTGATCATCAAAGGCGGCGAAAACATTGCGCCGCGCGAAATCGACGAAGCACTGTTGCGTCATCCCGATGTGCTGGATGCCGCGGCTGTTGGCGTGCCCGACCCGGCCTACGGCCAGGACATCGTCGCCTTCGTGGTGCCGCGCATGAGCGACGGCCGCGGCGCGCCCGATCCGGCGGATCTGCGCGAGCACTGCTTGCGCGAACTCGGACGCTACAAGACACCGAAAGAGTTTCGCTTCGTCGATGAACTGCCGCGCGGGCCTTCCGGCAAGGTGCAGCGGCTCAAGCTGGTGCCCACCTGACGCCGCGCCGCATCCCAGTCGCAGTGCAGTAGAGATCGATACATACAATAGATAGGAGACAGCATGGAAACGCGTATCCGGCGTGTCAAGACACGCCATATCATCCTGGCGGTCATGTGCCTGATGTACTTCATCTCGTACATCGATCGCGTGAACATTGCGGTCGCCGGTCCGTTGATTCGTCACGAGATGGGCCTGACGACCGTTCAACTCGGGCTGGTGTTCTCGGCTTTCGCTTATCCGTATGCGGCGATGCAGATCATCGGCGGATGGCTCGCCGACAAGTACGGGCCGAAACTGGTGCTCACCGTGCTGTCGCTGATCTGGGGCGTGGCTACGCTCGCCACGGGTTTCGCGGGCAGCGTCACCATGCTGGTCGTGATGCGCTTCGCGCTCGGCATCGGCGAGGGCGGCGCGTTTCCTACCGCGACGCGCGCCTTCACCTACTGGATGCCGGTGGCCGAGCGCGGTTTCGCGCAAGGCATCACGCACAGTTTCGCGCGGCTGGGCGGTGCGATCACGCCGCCGCTGGTGCTGGCCGTGGTGGCGACCGGCGGCTGGCGCGACGCGTTCATCCTGCTCGGCATCGCGAGCCTCGCGTGGACCGTGCTCTATCTCTTCGTGTTCACCAATTCGCCGGAACAGAACCGGCGCATCACGCCTGAAGAAACCGCGGAAATCGGCTACCGCGCCGGCGATTGCGACCGCGCCAAGCATGCGGCCACGCCGTGGCGCAAGCTGGTGCGCCGCATGTGGCTCGTCACGTTCGTCGACTTCTGCTATGGCTGGCTGCTGTGGGTTTATCTGACGTGGCTGCCGTCCTATCTGCGTGAGTCGCGTGGATTCGATCTCAAGCAGCTGGCGCTGTTCACCGCGCTGCCGCTGCTGGCCGGCGTGATCGGCGACACGCTCGGCGGGGTCGTGTCGGACAAGCTCTACAAGATCACGGGCCGCTTGCGCTTCGCGCGCTGCACGGTGCTGGTGGTGGGCATGGGCGGTTCGCTGGTGTTTCTGCTGCCGATGGTGTCCGCCACCAATCCGCTCACGGCCGTGTGGTTCCTGTCGGCTTCGTTCTTCTTCCTCGAAATCACCAACCCGGTGTTGTGGACGCTGCCGCTCGACATCGCCGGCAAGTACGCGGGCACCGCCGGCGGCATGATGAACACGGGCTTCGGTGTCGCGGGGATGGTGTCGCCGGTGGTGTTCGGCTATCTGATCGAGAAGACCGGCAGCTACAACGTGCCGTTCAATATCTCCGCGGGCCTGCTTGCGGTTGGCATTCTCGCGGCGCTTTTCATCGACACCAGCAAGACCGTGGAAGCCGATGAGGAGCGCGAGCGCGCCGCGGGCGTCGAGTTGGGCGGCATGCCGTCTTTCTCGCATGCGGGCGCGGGTGTGAGGCTGGAGCGCCATCACTTGCGCCGGCCGTTGCGTTGGCGCAAGTGATACGAGTGGCGTTGGTGACGGGAGTGGTGTGAGTTGTGCGATCCGCCCCGTTCAGCCGATTCAAGCAATTCACGCAAGGCGGGCGCATGGGTGGCGCCCGCCGTATTTCATCTGGCGGCCGATCGGCCGATCGGCCGGCGTACGCGCGCAGATCTAAAGAATCTCTACACTCTCGTCTCCCTTACTATTGATCGGCGCACTCTCCGCTCGCGCAGGTGATGCCGCGCTCCACTTCTCTCTGTCCCTCCACTGGCGCACATCTCGCGCATCGTCCGCCTGCTGATGCATAAGCCATTGGCAACACAAGCAGCAATGTGTGACGCGCGTATGACTGCGCCGCCTTCTGACAAAAACATCATCTTGCAATCATCCTGACGTTTCCTCCGCGCGCCAAACTGGAGTCGAGTCAATAACGGCACCGGATTGAATGGAGGTTCAGATGAAGTTTCGAAAAGTATTTGTCATTGGGCTGCTTGGCGCTTTTTTATCCCCGCTGGCTTTAGCGGACGTGGGGCACGCGTCCCCCGGCCACGCACCCGTCAAGCAAGATGGGAGTTACGGCAGCGTACCGCAAACCACTCTGCCGTCGAGTGCCGCACCGGTGGTCAAACCGGCGGCTCAGGGAAAGACACGCGCTGAAGTTCGTCAGGAGCTGCTTCAAGCATATAAGGACGGTCTCATACCGACGACCGAAGCCGACTATCCGCCGAGCAAACGGACTATCGAGCGCAATAAGGCACTGTTTGCCGAAACCGAACGCTACCTCGAGTAACCGGCAAACCTGCGTGTTCCTCTACTCGTTGTCTCTCACAACAACCCGCGCAAATGCGCAGCATTATTCGACACCCACGGAGTCGCATATGAAATCGATCATCAGTCTTGCCCTGGCTTCGGCCGTATTTGTTACTTCTGCTGTTCAGGCTCAAGGCTTGACTCGTGCCGAGGTGAAGCAGCAACTCATCGAAGCACAGGCCAATGGCTTGCGCTACGTTACTGAGTCATCTTATCCCGATGTGCATCCGAGTTTCGCCCACAAGGTGAAGGCCAAAGCCGCGACACCATCGGCGCAGAGCGACGAAGGCGGCGTGCCGGCAGGATCGCATGAATCCGGCAGCGCGCCGCACGGACTGCCGATGCCTGAGGGCAATCCGCACTGCGTTGGGCCGGTGAGCTTCTGCAACATCTATGCAGGTTCGTGATGCTGTGTTCACTACAAGAACCACCGTCGCACTGAATTCGCTGCTGTGTTCGTCCGTGAGCGAGCGGCCCGTCGCGGTGGCGAACCCGTGCCAATGCCCACACATGGCGCGGCCGAATCGGCACGATAGAACTACCTGAAAACAAGTTCCGGGCCTTCACCGGAGTGGCCTCTTCAGCAACAACGACATCGACATTCGACAGAGCGTCCCATTCGCTCCGTCGCGCAACCGCTCCCCATAGACCTGTTTCATCAAGCTCATTAACCATCACGCGTACGTGACGGACTTCTCATTTGTCAGTCATGTACACGCACCCTGTGGCCGTTAAATTCAGGTAACCGACTTGCGCTGTTTCGAGTGCCTGTCTCATCTTCCGCTTGTACGAAACGTCTGGAAACACAATCATCATGAATCTACGCGAACAGTTTGCATCGTTTCCTCGCGACATGTTTGCCGGCACTGTCGTCTTTCTCGTCGCACTTCCGTTGTGTCTCGGCATTGCCAATGCGTCCGGCGTCGATCCGATCGCCGGCCTGCTTTCCGGCATCATCGGCGGCCTTGTCGTCGCCTTGCTGAGCGGTTCGCATCTGAGCGTCAGCGGTCCGGCGGCGGGGCTCGTTGTGATCGTCGTCGACGGCATGACGAGGCTCGGCAGTTTCTCCTCGTTTCTGATCGCGGTTCTGCTCGCGGGCGCCATGCAGTTCGGATTCGGCCTGCTCAAAGCGGGCCGCTTTGCCGCCTATGTGCCATCTTCCGTCATCAAAGGCATGTTGGCGGCAATCGGCCTGCTGCTCATCATCAAACAGGCGCCGCTCGCGGCAGGGCTGGCCGACGGCAGCGCGAGCGTGACGAGTGCGATGAGCGGCACGGTCGTCACGCCGTTCGGCGCGATGTCCGTGGCGGCATGCGCGATCGCGCTCGTGTCGCTGGCGATTCTCGCCAGTTGGGAAACCCGGGCCGCGCGACGTTTCGCGTTCGTGCGCCACGTGCCCGCGCCGCTGGCGGTCGTATTGTTCGGTATTGGGCTCACGCTGTTGCTCGACTTCGTTGCTCCGGCGTTCGCGCCGCCGCTCGAGCATCGCGTGTCGCTGCCGTCGTTGGCCTCGTTTGCGGCATTGGACAAGGTGTTCAACTGGCCTGAATTGACGCACTTGCTGAAGCCGGATGTTTGGCGCCTGGCAATGACGATTGCGATCGTCGCGAGTCTGGAAACGCTGCTCTGTCTCGAGGCCGTCGAGCAAATCGATCCGAAGAAACGCCCTGTGCAGCCGGATCGCGAACTCAAGGCGCAGGGCATCGGCAACATCGTGGCCGGTGCGATCGGCGGATTGCCGATCACGTCCGTGATCGTGCGCAGTTCCGCGAACGTCGAAGCGGGTGCGCAAAGCCGCTGGTCGGCCGTCGTGCATGGCGCGTTGTTGCTCGTGAGCGTGTTCGCGCTGACAGCGGTGATCAATCTGATTCCGCTTGCGAGTCTCGCCGCCATTCTGATCTTCACGGGGCTGAAACTTGCCAAGCCGTCGATGTTCGCGGATGCCGCCAGGCAGGGTTTCGCGCGTTTCGCACCATTCGTCGTGACGATCGCCGCCGTGCTGCTGACCGACCTGTTAATGGGCATCGTGATCGGGATTGTGTGCAGCGTCGCATTCGCCATTCATGCGCACATGCGGCGGCCAATCACCATGGCGCAGCATGACGACCACTTCCTGCTGTGCTTGCGCAAGGACGTGTCGTTTCTCGCGAAGGTCAGCCTCAAGGAACATCTGAAGACGATTCCCGATCGGGCCACGGTCATACTCGACGGCAGCCGCGCGGATTTCATCGACCCCGACGCGCGCGAACTGATCGATGAATTTGTGAAAAACGCTCCCGCGCGAGGCATTCAGGTCGAGTGTCGGCAGTTGGAGAAAGTTGTCGAGGAGCGCGTCGGATTGCGGGGCTTCGGGGCGCTCCTGCGCAGGCAATGATCCGCGTCGGCGCGGCAGAAGTCGAGCGACGCACTCGTTGTGGAAACCGAAGCCGTCGTTGCGGAAATGCTGGGAAACAAATACGAATTTTCCCGACCGATACGACGCCGTTTCGACGGATTGATCTCTAGCGCGCGCAACGATGTCGCGGTAAAACTATTCGGCGACAACACGACGGTGCTCAGCGATGCTGCAGAAGAGATCGCGGCGGCTTTGCAGAAAGGCCGGGCGCTGACTGAGGTCAAGATTGAACAGACCAGCGGCTTGCCGGTTCTCACCATCAACATGGACCGCTACGAATTGGCGTCTCATCGTGTTTGTCCTGCTGTTCAATGTGTTTAATAATGCTAAGGATGGCTTGCTAGTCTTCACAGGTATTCCATTCGCATTGAGCGGCGGCATGCTGTCACTCTGGTTGACAGGCATTCCGTTGTCCATCGCCACGGCGGTCGGGTTCATCGCGCCGTTGCATCGAACTGGCTAGCCAAGACGTCCCCCGCTCAGTTGCTGCGCCGGTTGGGCATTTTTTCGAGGTAGTGGCAATGCGGATTCTGCTGGTGGAAGATGAGCCGAAGACCGGCGCCTATTTGCGAAAGGGCTTGTCTGAGGCGGGATACGTGGTCGACTGGGCGCAAAACGGTGTGACGGGCCAGCATCAGGCGGAGACGGAAGACTACGACCTGCTGATCCTCGATGTAATGTTGCCGGGACAGGACGGTTGGACGCTGCTGCAAAACCTGCGCCGCAAACGGTGCACGCCGGTGCTGTTTCTCACCGCGCGCGACGACGTGGGAGACCGCGTCAAAGGCCTGGAGCTCGGCGCCGACGACTACCTGGCGAAGCCGTTCGACTTCGTCGAACTGATCGCACGCGTGAGGTCGATCCTGCGGCGTGGCAAGCCACGCGAATTCACGTTGCTGAAGGTCGCCGATCTCGAACTGGATCTGACGCGGCGTAAGGCGACCCGGCAGCACGACGTGATTTTGCTCACCGCCAAGGAATTCACGCTGCTGTGGCTGCTCATGCGCAAGGAAGGGGAAATCCTGCCGCGCGCTACGATCGCCTCGCAAGTGTGGGACATGAACTTCAACAGCGACACGAACGTGGTCGATTCGGCAATCCGGCGACTGCGCTCCAAGATCGACGACGCCTACGAACCCAAGCTGATTCACACCGTGAGAGGCATGGGGTATGTGCTGGAAAACCGGGGCGCCGGCAATTGATCAGGTGCATGGTGCCGCGTACGCTGCGTGCAAGGCTCACTGCTCTCATCATCGTGTCTACGTCGGCGATCCTCGCGCTCAGCGGGCTTGCGCTATATCACGTGCTGCGCAGTTGCCTCGAGTCGAGCTCGGTCGAGCAGATGTCCAGCACGATGGCGGCGTTACACACGCATCTGTCGGGGATTCCGACCGTGCATGCCATTGGCGGCAACGCGGAGACGGTGATCGACCACCTGCGTGGGCATCCCCACATGGCGCTTGCCATTTACGACACAGCGGGCCAGCGCCGCTTGAGCACGGCGGGCTTCAAGCCCTATGCGCCGATTGCGGCAATCGTGCTGAACGGTGCGCCTTTGGCGCTCACGCGCGCCGGTTCGAATCTTCGATACCTGCTGCAGCGCGTGGCGCTCAATGGCGGAATCGGACCGCCGGTGCTGGTCGCCATTCAATACGACGGCACCGGCGATGAAGCGCTATTGCGCGTGTACGCCTGCACCACGGTGGCGATCGAAGTATTGGGTGTGCTGTTAGCCGCCGTGTTCGCATACGGTATCGCCCTGGTGGGACTGCTCCCGCTGCGCAGGCTGGTGGCCCGGGCAGAAGCGATGTCGACGAGCGGTCTCGCGCAACCGCTGCCGGAATTGCATGCGTCAGGCGAGTTGAAGGAACTGGAGCAGGCCTTTAACGGCATGCTCACGCGGCTTGACGAATCGTTCACCCGGCTAAGTCAATTCTCATCCAATCTTGCGCACGATATGCGCACGCCGCTCACTAATCTGCTTGCCGCTGCTCAGGTGGCGTTGTCACAGCGCCGCAGCGCGGAGGACTACCGGGACGTTATCGAGTCCAGTGTGGACGAGTATCGGCGGCTGTCGCACATGATCGAAGACATGCTGTTCCTGGCGCGTTCCGATCAGGCTGATGCGCCCCCGTCCTTGCGTTTACTTGACGCGGTCGCGGAGGCCGAGCGGGTCGCGGGCTACTACGAGACCGTGGCCGAAGATGCGCAGGTCGAGATCAAGGTGACGGGCGAGGGCACGGTGCTAGCCGATCTGCTGCTCTTTCAACGCGCGCTCA from Paraburkholderia phytofirmans PsJN carries:
- the sauS gene encoding acylating sulfoacetaldehyde dehydrogenase, which gives rise to MNVRATGAEISGTHADGEAERIVATLVAKARAAQRAFEQAGQQALDTAADAAAWAIMEPERNRQLAERAVHDTGLGNADDKFRKNYRKTLGLLRDLHEQKTTGVIAEDKASGLVEIARAVGVVAAITPSTNPAATPANKIINALKCGNAVIVAPSPKGYSSCALLIEFIHAQFAKAGIDPDLVQMLPAPISKAATAALMRQCDLVVATGSQANVRMAYASGTPAFGVGAGNVASIVTASADLHDAARKILRSKTFDNATSCSSENSIVIEEAVYQPMLAELTSCGGVLLDAAQKAKLQTAMWVNGKLSEQCTAKSAEVIARVAGLEEVAARHPAFLMVEESGAGSDYPFSGEKLAPVLTVYRAAGFDAAAEVVRSIYAYMGAGHSVGLHSSDAAQAVQLGVTLPVARVIVNQAHCLATGGNFDNGLPFSLSMGCGTWGRNNFSGNLGFRHYLNTTRVAYPIEERVPETDELLGDFFARYGR
- a CDS encoding AMP-binding protein produces the protein MNTPVTLRALIDERAAQHPDKPFLLAALDDDETPVPDRRATVLTFRELRDDCRALEARFREAGLQPGEVISVFMGNGIQTARLLLAAMYSGLVANPLNLLCQPSQVRYIVDHSDTRMIFAASDTHAVIGAAVAELRAAGLTREIALIQTEPDDAEPPSLAKHEPALVEAAAHGASGATAPAPALAKRSVAPRPVTSRATAYEPTADDVALLMYTSGTTGTPKGVLLTHRNLVANARNISAEHRLASDDRVLASLPLYHINGLVVTLLAPLFHGGSAVMTSRFSARTFWRDVALHACTWINVVPTIVAYLLNADEACTYDLSALKFCRSASAALPADHHRAFEARFGIGVIETMGMTETAAPVFSNPYEMERRRVGSIGLPSGGEAKVIDREGRECAANECGELVLRGEQVMGGYYKRPEETAAAFTSDGWLRTGDLGYRDADGYFYINGRAKELIIKGGENIAPREIDEALLRHPDVLDAAAVGVPDPAYGQDIVAFVVPRMSDGRGAPDPADLREHCLRELGRYKTPKEFRFVDELPRGPSGKVQRLKLVPT
- a CDS encoding MFS transporter; translation: METRIRRVKTRHIILAVMCLMYFISYIDRVNIAVAGPLIRHEMGLTTVQLGLVFSAFAYPYAAMQIIGGWLADKYGPKLVLTVLSLIWGVATLATGFAGSVTMLVVMRFALGIGEGGAFPTATRAFTYWMPVAERGFAQGITHSFARLGGAITPPLVLAVVATGGWRDAFILLGIASLAWTVLYLFVFTNSPEQNRRITPEETAEIGYRAGDCDRAKHAATPWRKLVRRMWLVTFVDFCYGWLLWVYLTWLPSYLRESRGFDLKQLALFTALPLLAGVIGDTLGGVVSDKLYKITGRLRFARCTVLVVGMGGSLVFLLPMVSATNPLTAVWFLSASFFFLEITNPVLWTLPLDIAGKYAGTAGGMMNTGFGVAGMVSPVVFGYLIEKTGSYNVPFNISAGLLAVGILAALFIDTSKTVEADEERERAAGVELGGMPSFSHAGAGVRLERHHLRRPLRWRK
- a CDS encoding DUF4148 domain-containing protein → MKFRKVFVIGLLGAFLSPLALADVGHASPGHAPVKQDGSYGSVPQTTLPSSAAPVVKPAAQGKTRAEVRQELLQAYKDGLIPTTEADYPPSKRTIERNKALFAETERYLE
- a CDS encoding DUF4148 domain-containing protein gives rise to the protein MKSIISLALASAVFVTSAVQAQGLTRAEVKQQLIEAQANGLRYVTESSYPDVHPSFAHKVKAKAATPSAQSDEGGVPAGSHESGSAPHGLPMPEGNPHCVGPVSFCNIYAGS
- a CDS encoding SulP family inorganic anion transporter — its product is MNLREQFASFPRDMFAGTVVFLVALPLCLGIANASGVDPIAGLLSGIIGGLVVALLSGSHLSVSGPAAGLVVIVVDGMTRLGSFSSFLIAVLLAGAMQFGFGLLKAGRFAAYVPSSVIKGMLAAIGLLLIIKQAPLAAGLADGSASVTSAMSGTVVTPFGAMSVAACAIALVSLAILASWETRAARRFAFVRHVPAPLAVVLFGIGLTLLLDFVAPAFAPPLEHRVSLPSLASFAALDKVFNWPELTHLLKPDVWRLAMTIAIVASLETLLCLEAVEQIDPKKRPVQPDRELKAQGIGNIVAGAIGGLPITSVIVRSSANVEAGAQSRWSAVVHGALLLVSVFALTAVINLIPLASLAAILIFTGLKLAKPSMFADAARQGFARFAPFVVTIAAVLLTDLLMGIVIGIVCSVAFAIHAHMRRPITMAQHDDHFLLCLRKDVSFLAKVSLKEHLKTIPDRATVILDGSRADFIDPDARELIDEFVKNAPARGIQVECRQLEKVVEERVGLRGFGALLRRQ
- the irlR gene encoding heavy metal response regulator transcription factor IrlR is translated as MRILLVEDEPKTGAYLRKGLSEAGYVVDWAQNGVTGQHQAETEDYDLLILDVMLPGQDGWTLLQNLRRKRCTPVLFLTARDDVGDRVKGLELGADDYLAKPFDFVELIARVRSILRRGKPREFTLLKVADLELDLTRRKATRQHDVILLTAKEFTLLWLLMRKEGEILPRATIASQVWDMNFNSDTNVVDSAIRRLRSKIDDAYEPKLIHTVRGMGYVLENRGAGN
- a CDS encoding heavy metal sensor histidine kinase, with product MIRCMVPRTLRARLTALIIVSTSAILALSGLALYHVLRSCLESSSVEQMSSTMAALHTHLSGIPTVHAIGGNAETVIDHLRGHPHMALAIYDTAGQRRLSTAGFKPYAPIAAIVLNGAPLALTRAGSNLRYLLQRVALNGGIGPPVLVAIQYDGTGDEALLRVYACTTVAIEVLGVLLAAVFAYGIALVGLLPLRRLVARAEAMSTSGLAQPLPELHASGELKELEQAFNGMLTRLDESFTRLSQFSSNLAHDMRTPLTNLLAAAQVALSQRRSAEDYRDVIESSVDEYRRLSHMIEDMLFLARSDQADAPPSLRLLDAVAEAERVAGYYETVAEDAQVEIKVTGEGTVLADLLLFQRALSNLLSNALAQGPPGTTIIIDCKEEPDWTTLSVSDSGAGIEARHLERIFERFYRVDPSRHGSASGTGLGLAIVKSIMTSHGGQCGCESRPHVRTCFWLRFPNHDCSSHGMAARPGRDAVRKA